The Rhinoderma darwinii isolate aRhiDar2 unplaced genomic scaffold, aRhiDar2.hap1 Scaffold_735, whole genome shotgun sequence genome segment aagccggtccccattacgatctgagccaatagaacagtctgaaacgacaagtggccgtcgtattaatagtgcgaccgagctcagaatttctggagaatcccagcctgcgtctactccatcaactactcaggagagatccgaaaggctggaggaaccaacacaagaccccagcaccagtgagccgctaccaaacctgcagccatccagagaaggaagcagatctcctcagcaaacatctaacaggctggtggagccaacaccaagcaccagtcagctgcttcccaaccaacagtcgacaacagagaccacagacagcagacctgtgcagagaagacaacgtcggcgaggcaggagaggcaggcagattgatagactcccatctcgaacctttactgaaaacgaagacatccagtcctgcactatatgcctagaggactatgagattggagagcaagtcaccgttctgccatgttctcacatattccatctgccttgtattgcacattggatcccgacaaatccacgctgtcccttgtgccgcgtccatgcctttcaaagaaagagcaggagataagtaccaacagctgtggtacagaagaaacaccagcagtacagatatgatcactgacatctatagtatttttgtgaaatcatggctggagcttcggcaccagtatattgctgagtgattatcgtctggtctgattattttttgttttgtctacagtaccacctagtcttcttcatcatcttcaccttggacgccagaatctcaatctgcacagagacctaataataaaagatccctgatgccgtttcccagaatccatttatgtgatactggaatttcccttcggggattaataaagttatcttatcttattttatgcctgggactcccttctatcttggatatttcatattccatctcggttggattggcgtttcgactactactacattttggcctaagacttacattacgccttaaaactggtgagaatggtggtgttcccatgtttacataggagcaatgtaggccccaagattacaatatttagggtgattgatatatattgtaaaaataaaaagcacagaaaaattactctttttttagggtatgttcacaaaagaagtgcaagtcacttcttgggccgcttttggagccgtttttcctagacaatattgaaaacagctccaaaaacggccgtaaaaaaacgctgaataccttgaaaacagctctgtattttcagatatttttgagtttgcgtgtgaacataccctaatttccatcaatgtacaaattaatagaaattaattactaacatatacaccatccagacataacattaaaaccacctgccttgtgtagtcctcctcgtgctgccataatagctctgacccgttgggacatggatttcagaagatctttaaaagtgttctgtggtatctggcaccaagacgttagcagatcctttaaccccttcctgctccttgacgttctattccatcatgttatggcaacaggaggcctaacaatggcctccgggtttgtcatctacggaagtctagtttgtcctgccttaggtttgctgtcagtgtattagaatagcgatcagggattcctgacttcaagtcacctagtgagacaaaaaaaaaacagttgtaaaaaaaacaacttttttcaatattaagtcctttatttaaaaaaacaaattgttaattaataactatttagtgtggtataaccatctgccttacaccacattttctgtaattttttgtttttcactgaatgtatcaaccaaattttaccactaacataaagttcaatgtgtcaccagaaaacagtctcagaatcacttggataaataaaggcattccaaagttattaccacataaagtgacacatgtcatagttacatagttacatagttagtacggctgaaaaagacacatgtccatcaagttcaaccaagggacgggaaaagggaaggaaaaaatttctacacgtaggagctaatacttttttgttctaggaaattatctaacccttttttaaagccatctactgtccctgcagtgaccagctcctgcggtaggctattccatagattcacagctctcacagtaaagaaggcttgtcgcctctgcaggttgaacctttttttctccagacggagggagtgcccccttgttttttgagggggttttacatggaacagaatttcaccatattttttgtatgtgccattaatatatttatataaattaatcatgtccccccttagtcgtcttttttcaaggctaaataggtttaattcttttaatctttcctcataacttaaattctccatgcccctaattagcttcgttgctcttctttgtattttttccaactccagggcatcctttctatgaactggagcccagaactgaactgcatattctagatgaggcctcactaatgctttgtaaagtggcaatattacatccctgtcccgtgagtccatgcctcttttaatacacgacaatatcctgctggcctttgaagcagctgattgacactgcatgctgttatttagtttatgatttacaagtacacccagatccttctcatcaagtgactcccccagtgtagctccccctaggacatatgatgcttgcaggttgttcgtacccagatgcataactttacatttatctacattaaacttcatctgccaagtggatgcccaaacacttagtttgtttaaatctgcctgcaattcatgaacatcttccatatactgaactatattacatagcttggtgtcatctgcaaacatagaaatagtgctattaatcccctgctctatatcattaataaataagttgaataatagtggtcacagcactgaaccctggggtacaccacttataaccggggaccattcagagaaggaatcattgaccacaactctctggataaggtccttgagccaattctcaatccaattacaaactatattttctaaacctatagtccttaatttacccattaggcgtctatgggggacagtgtcaaatgcctttgcaaagtccaaaaacactaaatccacagcggcccctgtgtctaggcttctgctcacctcttcatataaacactatatccacagcggcccctctgtctaggcttctgctcacctcttcatataaacactatatccacagtggcccctgtgtctagacttctgctcacctcttcataaaaacagattaggttagtttgacaacttctgtccttagtaaaaccgtgctggctgtcacttataatgctattttttgtcacataatcctgtatatagtccctcaatagcccctcaaacattttccccacgatggatgttaagcttactggtctataattacccggggaagacctagagccctttttgaaaataggcaccacatttgcgctgcaccagtcccttggcactataccagtcactagagattctctgaatattatgaaaagggggacagaaataactgaactaagctctttaagaattctagggtgtatcccatctggtcccggggccttgtgcacatttattttatttaatttagcttggaccatctctacattcatccaattccgtatatcaactgatatattaacagcactggcagcggctacatcagctgctctttcttcagttgtatatacagagctaaagaacccatttagtaactctgccttctcttgatcccctgtgatcaactccccattaccattatctaggggtcctacatgttcagaccttggctttttagcatttatatacttgaagaattttttgggatttgttttactatccttggccacctgcctttcattttgtatttttgctaattttattacatttttacagattttattaagctctttatattttacaaaggcttcagacgtaccctcagatttgtattttttaaatgccctttttttgtcatgtattgcccctttcacagaaggtgtaagccatgtggggtttaatttgagtcgtttatacttgttacctataggaatacattttgcactataataacccaaagtagatttgaaaatctcccatttatcatttgtcccattatttgacattagttcttcccagtctatatcctgaattgccgccttcatcctggggaaattggctttcttaaaattaaatgtttttgccctcccagcctgtgtttgttttttacagtataggtaaatgtaactatattgtgatcactgttaccgaggttttcacgaacattgacgttcccaacaagatctgcattattagaaatgaccagatccaacagagcttcacctctagttgggtcttccacaaactggcccataaaattttcctgcaacaggttgagaaaatgtctccccttagataatgtcagattagacaaatgggctctgagccttaaggcccaacctaggcttcgtcattaaggggttaagtcctgtaagttgtgagtaggggtctccatggattggatttgtttttccagcacatctcacagatgattgattgaattaagaatatggaggccaggtcaacaccttgaactctttgccatgttcctcacatcagtcctgaacgatttttgcagtgtggctggggcattatcctgctgtaagacagcactgACATTAAagaatacctttaccatgaagaggtggatttgtctgtagcaatgtttaggtaggtggtctgtgacaaaaaacagtatgggaatatcaaaataaccaccataaattccccatagaaaattgtgccataatctgtcaaatcagatgaaattctagtgttgggtcccagtgactccaactgaggggcttgcatttaaaaaaaatcattatt includes the following:
- the LOC142729749 gene encoding uncharacterized protein LOC142729749 — its product is MSYRELLQLAIDESSRINQGIADGRLRSGHRRRQSVEQDEDHDNVPDRRRRRGQVPPRRRLQQDGADRSRSPLRSEPIEQSETTSGRRINSATELRISGESQPASTPSTTQERSERLEEPTQDPSTSEPLPNLQPSREGSRSPQQTSNRLVEPTPSTSQLLPNQQSTTETTDSRPVQRRQRRRGRRGRQIDRLPSRTFTENEDIQSCTICLEDYEIGEQVTVLPCSHIFHLPCIAHWIPTNPRCPLCRVHAFQRKSRR